The Flavobacterium psychrophilum genome includes a region encoding these proteins:
- a CDS encoding phosphoglyceromutase has protein sequence MNNITIAITDDDALIVSLLQGYLQSIEDLTVQLTANSGEELLASLASADTLPDIILLDLKMAGMDGIEVTQNLKEIYPDIKVIVISSNYQKLFMGFMLKTGVSAFLPKGISPVELVDIIRTVYKQGYFFKEDQMAVLREQIPAKAPKPVLQDEELLSEREKDVLKLICQQKTAKEIGDVLFITQRTAEGHKNNLFVKTGAKNIAGLVIYAIQQGVMSVEELPII, from the coding sequence ATGAATAACATTACTATTGCGATCACAGACGATGACGCACTTATTGTAAGCCTCCTACAGGGTTACCTTCAAAGTATTGAAGACCTGACTGTGCAACTAACAGCTAACAGCGGTGAGGAGCTTTTGGCTTCACTTGCCTCGGCAGATACCTTACCCGATATTATCCTCCTGGATCTTAAGATGGCAGGTATGGATGGCATTGAAGTTACGCAAAACTTAAAGGAAATCTATCCCGATATAAAAGTCATCGTTATATCTTCTAATTACCAGAAACTGTTTATGGGTTTTATGCTTAAAACAGGTGTTTCGGCGTTTTTACCAAAGGGTATATCTCCGGTAGAACTAGTAGATATTATCAGGACGGTCTATAAACAGGGCTACTTTTTTAAAGAAGATCAAATGGCGGTACTTAGGGAGCAAATTCCTGCTAAGGCTCCTAAACCTGTATTACAGGACGAAGAATTGTTGTCTGAAAGAGAAAAAGATGTACTAAAGCTTATTTGCCAGCAAAAAACAGCCAAAGAAATTGGCGATGTGCTTTTTATAACGCAACGTACAGCTGAAGGCCATAAGAATAACCTGTTTGTAAAAACCGGAGCAAAAAACATAGCTGGGCTTGTTATATATGCAATACAACAGGGTGTTATGAGCGTAGAAGAGTTGCCCATTATCTAG